The genomic stretch ATTCACGCATATCATTATCAAATACATTAGTTTGAAGCTTTTCAGGATATGAATAAGTTCTTGTACACCTAATAAATACTGTTTTAAGTTTCCATTGGTCATGTATTCATAAATTAGTGCCATATTGTGACGGTCATCGCAATAACCAATCAGAGAAACCAAGTTCCTATGATGAACAATCATCAAGAGTTGTGCCTGCATTCAAATTGAGAGTGTTACAGTTTCAACATTGATGAAAAATTGAAGTGATTGAAACTCTGGCCGACCTCTGCTTGAAATTCCTTATAACCTTGTCTTGATGACTGTGAGAGAACCTTAACAGCAACTTCAGTGCCATCTTCCAGAGTGCCCATGTAAACTTTTCCAAATCCTCCTTCTCCAATAACAGTTTTGAAGTTGTCAGTGATACTAACAATCTCAGAGTAAGTGAATTGTCGATTTTTCGATTTCAAAGACCCTTCCTCCTTGGATCCAGTAGCTACATATTTGGACACCAACTAAGATAAATATggtatgttaaaaaattttgtactcAATAAATTGCATGAAGAATGAAATAAAGATGTTACCTCCTTTTCTTCGAACTCTGTACATCACCAGAGCGTTGGCAGGGAGCAGAATTAGCAAGATAACTAGAGTAGGTGCCACTGCTGGAATAATGaagttcattttgttttcatggCATGGAGCTGACAGGCGAAGATCTTGGTTTCCTTCAAGTCTTGCATGACACAAAAACGAAATCAAGAACAACAAATGTTCAAACAAAGAGAACAAAGAAAGAACAGGAAAACTTGTAATCAACCATAAGCAGTTAGATAAACATAAGCATTTTATCACTGAGAAAACAGATTACCTCAAAAACAATGTTCCACGTTTGAACTTTTCCAATAGAGCATCAGGAACTGAACCACTGAGTTTGTTCCCAGTTAAGTTCCTGCAATTTAAATACATCACCTTTCTCCACTTCCCCCtccaaaatttgtattttcataatcaaaatttaggTAGTTTAACTACTTACAGGACTTTCAGATTTGGCAGTTGGGCAAGAACTTCTGGTACTGGCCCAGTCAAGTGGTTGTATGATAAATCTCTGTAACAAAATAGAGTTCGCTCCTCTTTATGTGTTGTCATTTTATGATGGGGTTTTGCACAAAAGTTTTCCGGTGAAAATCTTTAATGTAATATTATGAGCCTTGAGTATAGTAATTGAATGCTAAGAGGTCATTCACCTGTATAGGTATACTTACAATACCGTTAATGCTTCGAGATTAGACAGTGAAGTTGCTATCTCACCTGTTACTTTGCTTGAGCTCAAATTCCTGCATGAAATGATGCATCATCATCAActaaaaaatgatgcaaaaaataagtgaaactaaagtttcaaaccCAATTTTCTCATTCAGTTAAGCCGTGTTTGGCCATTCCATAAAACTAAAAATCAGTTAAGTCAAAAATTTCCCTCAAGTTGAAGGACCTTCCAGGGAATTTCATTGAATATATGAAATACTAATTCAAGTTATACTACTTTTCAGAGACAACTTTTAATCATTGACAGGGTACTCACAATGAGATGATCCTTGGGGTGCTATCATTGGTGCAATTTAAACCTTCCCATGAGAAACTACTTGGAGCACATGGATCCCCTCGCCAGTTTCTAATCACTCCGTATTTTTGTTTGAGGTCTTTGATAGCAATAACTGTTGAATTcagggaaaaagaaaagggaaattatattaaatacctattttacccttttattaaacaaaaatgtccatTTCttctattcttaagcaaaaatgccctaattttttttaaataccaaaattactcttcattacatttatataaactctctcactctcatttttattacatacatttcttatatcacttaaatacttactctcactctcatttttacttaatatcaattactacgggttcgttcggaaagaagaaattcgtatttctgaattcaaatcgaaaaaaattaattcatgaaaactacattaaaaataacatattatgaataaatagatatattgaaataccctagaatgttaataataaaaaaattactcaaaaatcttaaaaaacagatttgaatttcgaaaactacacgttcaaatagcttatgaatgagaaaaccaaaaaatcgatcaaaaattttgtaattatatcataaaatgtgtctaaaaaagcacatcgtaattacaaatgtcaaatttgaaaactacatataaaaaaatctagcccgatcacaaacaaactcaaaattataaaaaccgaaaatcctaaatttgataaaataaaaaaactgcatTATACatattgaaacagttttattttgccCTCCAAATTTGGTACAATTGGCAAAGCTAATTGTCGTTATAGAActtgaaacgagcttcgcgttgatatattacaggccccgtaactcctcctggatcaaaagttatggtcgtttaAAATCTGTCTCATATAggccctatagttttaaaaaagttaattttcaccCAACCCACAGTTTTCACGGACTGCCCCAAGgttcaatgtaaaattttccacagacccccgtggatctccccccattcccctccccctaaaattttgaaaacgttaaattcCCCCGCCCCACCTCGATGGACGCCCATGGGAGTTACCGCAACGCCAGCAGATCTAACCGATTTTTCAACTAAAAATCGGcatttcagcctctaatttcaatacaaatcaaatttatacatctaataacacaaaacccctcaagaaattcaaacaaaataaccaagaatcaaaacattttatgcattgttcaaaattgaaaccctaaacattcaaaccttaaaatctccctcaaatctcaataatcctaacaataaattgattcaaacaagaagtgggatgatgtactatccttatttgtcattttcaattgtcgaaaaacacaaaaagttgacagaaaagatgaaaactcGTTGACCCGTGAGAGACCTGTGGAAGACTCGTGAgagattcaaattttttttgattttaaacagtaaatcaatgggaaatgtggggtttatatataagaatagtTCGGTCGTTTCTTAAATTGaaggtatttttacttaaacctGAGAGTTTTGGATAATTTGGCTTACCATCCTCAAATTTTGGACATTTGTTATAgtttcccaaaaaaaaattcgGATATTAATCATTGTGGTAAATAGAAGACAAAATTCTGGCTAATTCTAACAGGAGGAGAGAAGGGAAGTACCATCATTAATCATTGCCTTAAATGATTTACCTGGTAAACGATGAAGCAACACCCACATCATATCTTCCCATGGTGGAGAGTGCACCGTCTTGAATTCGATAAATGGAGTAGTCCAAAGGCCTTAAATCCAACGCTGATATAAAGGGAACTCCATAGCCAGTGTTCACAAGGCACACATCAATGCAATCCACTGAGGGAACATGAATAATTTCACGTACTGCTGTACTCTGGTTAACAGTCACCCATTTATTAACTCCAAGATGCAGATCAAACGTCGGGAACTGGTTTTTGCCATCATAATTCCCATATGCAAAGAGAGCCCTGATAAGGTAATTATGGTTTGCCCCTTGCTTAGGCTTCAGTGTGTAACAATTCCTTGTTCCCTGAGGAAAGCTCCTCAAATACTGTACCTGCTGTTTATAGCATGACAGGTTGAAGTCGAGAGATGTCTCCCTGACTTCTCCTGCATCAATGTACATTGCATCTGACTCA from Mangifera indica cultivar Alphonso chromosome 6, CATAS_Mindica_2.1, whole genome shotgun sequence encodes the following:
- the LOC123219002 gene encoding receptor-like protein kinase At3g21340 — its product is MFGFGVLLLELIASRTAVDNIHIIQWFTPFGEGGDIRNIVDAWLAGNFDTSSVWKAVETAMECFVSIDCGATGDYIDNVTGLFYESDAMYIDAGEVRETSLDFNLSCYKQQVQYLRSFPQGTRNCYTLKPKQGANHNYLIRALFAYGNYDGKNQFPTFDLHLGVNKWVTVNQSTAVREIIHVPSVDCIDVCLVNTGYGVPFISALDLRPLDYSIYRIQDGALSTMGRYDVGVASSFTRLKCRFLVEKSVRSAGVAVTPMGVHRVIAIKDLKQKYGVIRNWRGDPCAPSSFSWEGLNCTNDSTPRIISLNLSSSKVTGEIATSLSNLEALTVLDLSYNHLTGPVPEVLAQLPNLKVLNLTGNKLSGSVPDALLEKFKRGTLFLRLEGNQDLRLSAPCHENKMNFIIPAVAPTLVILLILLPANALVMYRLVSKYVATGSKEEGSLKSKNRQFTYSEIVSITDNFKTVIGEGGFGKVYMGTLEDGTEVAVKVLSQSSRQGYKEFQAEAQLLMIVHHRNLVSLIGYCDDRHNMALIYEYMTNGNLKQYLLEMDTNMLSWSDRVEIAVDAANGLDYLHNDCKPPTIHRDLKPSNILLNENMQAKLADFGLSRLIYRENDSGIDTCPAGTPGYTDPEFYVTGILNKKSDVYSFGIILFQLITGQHAIMRSLGEDRYILHRVIPLIKRGDIQNLVDPRLEGQFNTKAAWKIVEIAMSCVLPSAVQRPDMSDVVTELKECLATEVDPRRSYPAESSNTRLSDSLENVCIEPGMEIVPITRPLNM